In a single window of the Pontibacter russatus genome:
- a CDS encoding creatininase family protein: MLSLRLLFILLLLAGSTVAQELPARWDELTASDWPKALEKSNRTCILPIGILEKHGMHAPLGSDLIHVREWSARAAKNEYAVVFPDFFYGQVYEAQHQPGTFALPSELVWDLLHATVEEIARNGFNKIVIVNGHGGNPQLLRYFVQSQLENPKDYAVYFFDPVQDQAFAEKVKKVRKSDPAGDQHAGENETSSLLYLRPDLVKQERATQESGENLKRMADLPNLYTGIWWYASYPNHYAGEGAKASKELGKLLTENKVEALTKALKAVKADTRTLQLQKEYFDKVDKLGGK; encoded by the coding sequence ATGCTATCACTTAGACTCTTATTCATATTGCTGCTGTTGGCGGGCAGTACGGTGGCACAGGAGCTTCCTGCGCGCTGGGACGAGCTGACCGCCAGCGACTGGCCCAAGGCGCTGGAGAAATCGAATCGCACCTGCATCCTGCCCATCGGTATCCTGGAAAAGCACGGCATGCACGCCCCCCTCGGCTCCGACCTGATCCATGTGCGGGAGTGGTCGGCGCGCGCCGCCAAAAACGAGTACGCCGTGGTATTCCCCGATTTTTTCTACGGCCAGGTATATGAGGCCCAGCACCAGCCGGGCACTTTTGCGCTGCCAAGCGAGCTGGTGTGGGACCTGCTGCACGCCACGGTGGAGGAGATAGCGCGTAACGGCTTCAACAAGATTGTGATTGTGAACGGCCACGGCGGCAACCCGCAACTGCTGCGCTATTTTGTGCAGTCGCAGCTGGAGAACCCGAAGGACTATGCCGTGTACTTCTTCGATCCGGTGCAGGACCAGGCTTTCGCCGAGAAAGTGAAAAAAGTACGCAAGTCTGACCCGGCGGGCGACCAGCACGCGGGCGAGAACGAGACCTCCTCGCTGCTGTACCTGCGCCCCGACCTGGTGAAGCAGGAGCGGGCCACGCAGGAATCGGGCGAGAACCTGAAGCGCATGGCGGACCTTCCGAATCTGTATACCGGCATCTGGTGGTACGCCAGCTACCCGAACCACTACGCGGGAGAAGGGGCAAAAGCCTCGAAAGAACTTGGTAAACTGCTGACAGAGAACAAAGTGGAGGCCCTGACGAAAGCGCTGAAAGCCGTGAAAGCAGACACTAGGACGCTGCAACTCCAGAAAGAGTACTTTGATAAAGTGGACAAGCTCGGCGGAAAATAA
- a CDS encoding creatininase family protein gives MRPYILAETNWKDIKDRQFEVAVLPWAATEAHNYHLPYATDIIEADHIAAESARKAWEAGAKVIVLPTIPFGVNTGQTDILLDINMSPSTQAAVLNDVLEVLNRQGIRKLLLLNSHGGNDFKMMIRELGLKYPNMFISSCNWFQAMNKPEFFEHPGDHADEMETSLILHLRPDLVRPLEEAGEGRARKPKIKAYTEGWAWAERKWSQVTEDTGVGNPKKATKEKGARFFEAVTDKLGNLMKDLAKADLDDLYE, from the coding sequence ATGAGACCATATATATTAGCAGAGACGAACTGGAAAGACATTAAAGACCGGCAGTTTGAGGTGGCCGTGCTGCCCTGGGCCGCCACCGAGGCGCACAACTACCACCTGCCTTACGCCACCGATATCATCGAAGCCGACCACATTGCCGCCGAGTCCGCCCGCAAGGCATGGGAGGCAGGCGCCAAAGTGATTGTGCTGCCCACCATCCCCTTCGGCGTGAACACGGGGCAGACGGATATTTTGCTGGATATAAACATGAGCCCAAGCACCCAGGCGGCGGTGCTGAATGATGTGCTGGAAGTGCTGAACCGGCAGGGCATCCGCAAACTGCTTTTGCTGAACAGCCACGGCGGCAACGACTTCAAGATGATGATCCGGGAACTGGGGCTGAAGTATCCTAATATGTTTATCTCGAGCTGCAACTGGTTTCAGGCCATGAACAAGCCCGAGTTCTTCGAGCACCCCGGCGACCACGCCGACGAGATGGAAACTAGCCTGATTCTGCACCTGCGCCCCGACCTGGTGCGTCCGCTGGAGGAAGCCGGCGAAGGCCGCGCCAGGAAACCGAAAATAAAAGCCTATACCGAAGGCTGGGCCTGGGCCGAGCGGAAATGGTCGCAGGTGACGGAAGACACCGGCGTGGGCAACCCCAAAAAGGCCACCAAGGAGAAAGGCGCCCGCTTTTTCGAAGCCGTTACCGACAAACTAGGCAACCTGATGAAGGACTTGGCCAAAGCTGATCTGGACGACCTGTACGAGTAA
- a CDS encoding TlpA family protein disulfide reductase translates to MKKGIILLTVTIAVLLAVFLADLVINSNEEVAEPATGSTTTAPAVQSAAAPVAAAPNELPKLPLTTLDGNKLMVNELEGSTVLVLFQPDCDHCQREAAQIRENIAAFDDYQIYFISDASLPQLDQFAQTYKLADQRDVYFAQTTINDILNEVGPIETPSLFVYSPEGRLVKSFIGETPIEEILKVL, encoded by the coding sequence ATGAAAAAAGGAATAATACTTTTAACGGTTACCATTGCCGTACTTTTGGCGGTGTTTTTGGCTGATTTGGTAATCAATTCGAATGAAGAGGTTGCTGAGCCAGCTACCGGAAGCACAACCACAGCGCCTGCTGTGCAGTCGGCAGCGGCACCTGTGGCGGCCGCCCCCAACGAGCTGCCCAAGCTCCCCCTCACCACCCTGGATGGCAACAAGTTAATGGTGAACGAACTGGAAGGGAGCACCGTTTTAGTGCTGTTTCAGCCGGACTGCGACCACTGCCAGCGGGAGGCAGCCCAGATTCGCGAAAATATAGCCGCCTTCGATGATTATCAGATTTACTTCATTTCGGATGCCAGCCTGCCACAGTTGGACCAGTTTGCGCAGACGTATAAACTGGCAGACCAGCGCGACGTGTATTTCGCCCAGACGACCATCAACGACATCCTGAACGAGGTGGGGCCCATAGAGACGCCTTCCCTTTTTGTGTATTCGCCGGAAGGGCGGCTGGTGAAGTCCTTTATCGGGGAAACGCCCATCGAAGAAATCCTGAAAGTGCTTTAG
- a CDS encoding ThuA domain-containing protein, translating into MLVEHHPKEIFRYALYAVLLTFLWGCSGEKENRILIFSKNTTGQQVSGEGMKALAAYASANEIVADTTTNPAYFTEDSLRQYGAVVFLNTSQDVLNTRQQNEVERFVQAGGGLVGVHAAGSSRYQWPWYNSLLGAAYIPQPDSLLQVTEVAMQVVGEEKDLTEGLQQSWKQQDALRQMENLSPGAKVLVQAQNTPVSWYREYDGGRMFYTAAGGTAESYQNQDFLQHLLGGIRYTLEGPGLDYEKATTVQVPEDNRFQQVVLDTYLHEPIEMEILHDGRVLFVERLGSVKLYDPEKKETRVLAKLEVNTEGNYEDGLLGLELDPEFETNNYIYLYYSPKGGEAVQNLSRFKLQGGDSLIMNSEKVVLQVPVQRETCCHSAGNVYFGPDGLLYLTTGDNTSSKESDGFTPIDERPGRAPFDAQKSSGNTHDLRGKILRIKLNPDGTYTIPDGNLFPKDGSKGRPEIYVMGARNPYRVIVDKRGYVYWGDVGPDGGVANERGPLSQDEWNQARTAGNYGWPYFVGDNKAYADFNFATNEIGPKFDPERPVNESPNNDGARELPAARKAMIWYPYGESAEFPMLGTGSRSAMAGPFLYVDDYEKSRYRFPEYYNNKMFIFEWARDWMKVLTFDEEGNLQKIEPFLESQEFAHPIDVKFGPDGAMYVLQYGANYFARNPDATLVRIEYAEGNRQPIAQIEAEKTVGAAPFKTKLSAEQSFDYDKEDELTYAWESGAGEKSTEVAPVFTYSKPGVYRPKLTVTDKGGDKATAEVEIRVGNEMPEVQVAFAGNRSFYFDDRKLDYKVSVRDKEDGQLNSGIAADQVNFAVDYLSEGKDLALLSSNSQNAEAGSIKFLRGKTLIAESDCKSCHAVADKSIGPSYKEVAVRYKENDAALPMLAKKIISGGNGNWGKNVMAAHPQHSLEEATAMVEYILSLADAGQGSLPLAGTYALDEHKGKGEAGTYIISASYTDSGSKITGPLTGREVVLLRHPRVQAEDFDSFRSVGRQQPHGDGPSMVSDIKDGSYIGFRNIDLTGIKQLTFNLASGKAGGTIEVRVGSPTGKMVSTATVTPATGNSGGRSLRTVSAPVQAAPGGPNELFFVFRSEEAKDRSFLALDWIYFDNGTGAGMAVE; encoded by the coding sequence ATGTTGGTAGAACACCACCCTAAAGAAATATTCAGGTACGCCCTCTACGCTGTGCTGCTCACTTTTCTGTGGGGCTGCTCCGGCGAAAAGGAGAACAGGATACTGATCTTCTCCAAAAACACCACAGGGCAGCAGGTCTCCGGTGAAGGCATGAAAGCCCTCGCGGCTTACGCTTCAGCAAACGAAATTGTCGCAGACACCACCACCAACCCCGCCTATTTTACGGAGGACTCGCTGAGGCAGTACGGGGCGGTGGTTTTTCTAAACACCTCGCAGGACGTGCTGAACACGCGGCAGCAGAATGAAGTAGAGCGCTTCGTGCAGGCGGGCGGCGGCCTGGTGGGCGTGCATGCCGCCGGTAGTTCGCGATACCAGTGGCCCTGGTACAACAGCCTGCTGGGCGCTGCCTATATACCGCAGCCGGACAGTCTGCTGCAGGTAACAGAGGTGGCGATGCAGGTGGTGGGAGAGGAGAAGGACCTGACCGAAGGGCTGCAGCAAAGCTGGAAGCAGCAGGATGCCCTCCGCCAGATGGAGAACCTGAGCCCCGGGGCGAAGGTGTTGGTGCAGGCACAGAACACACCCGTTTCGTGGTACCGGGAGTATGACGGCGGGCGCATGTTTTACACGGCGGCGGGCGGCACCGCCGAAAGCTACCAGAACCAGGACTTCCTGCAGCACCTGCTCGGGGGTATCCGCTACACCCTGGAGGGGCCGGGGCTCGATTACGAAAAAGCAACTACGGTGCAGGTGCCGGAAGACAACCGCTTCCAGCAGGTGGTGCTGGACACGTACCTGCACGAGCCGATCGAAATGGAAATCCTGCACGACGGGCGCGTGCTGTTCGTGGAGCGCCTGGGCAGCGTGAAGCTATATGACCCGGAGAAGAAAGAAACAAGGGTGCTGGCCAAACTGGAGGTGAACACCGAAGGAAATTACGAAGACGGCCTGCTCGGCCTGGAACTGGACCCGGAGTTTGAAACCAACAATTATATATACCTCTACTACTCGCCAAAGGGCGGCGAAGCGGTGCAGAACCTCTCCCGGTTTAAGCTGCAGGGCGGAGACAGCCTGATCATGAATTCGGAGAAAGTGGTGCTGCAGGTGCCTGTGCAGCGCGAGACCTGCTGCCACTCTGCGGGTAACGTTTACTTCGGGCCGGACGGCCTGCTGTACCTGACCACCGGCGACAACACCAGTTCCAAGGAGTCGGATGGCTTTACGCCGATTGACGAGCGCCCGGGCCGGGCACCTTTTGATGCGCAGAAATCATCCGGCAACACCCACGACCTGCGCGGCAAAATCCTGCGCATCAAACTAAACCCGGACGGCACCTACACCATTCCAGACGGAAATTTGTTTCCGAAAGACGGCTCGAAGGGGCGGCCTGAGATATATGTGATGGGTGCCCGCAACCCGTACCGCGTAATAGTGGACAAGCGCGGTTATGTGTACTGGGGGGATGTGGGCCCGGATGGCGGTGTTGCCAACGAGCGGGGGCCGCTGAGCCAGGACGAGTGGAACCAGGCCCGCACCGCGGGCAACTACGGCTGGCCCTACTTTGTGGGAGACAACAAAGCCTACGCCGATTTCAACTTTGCCACGAATGAGATAGGCCCTAAGTTTGATCCGGAGCGACCAGTCAACGAGTCGCCGAACAACGATGGTGCCCGCGAGTTGCCTGCTGCCCGCAAAGCCATGATCTGGTACCCCTATGGGGAGTCTGCGGAATTCCCGATGCTGGGCACCGGCTCCCGCTCGGCGATGGCCGGGCCCTTCTTATACGTCGACGATTACGAGAAGTCGCGGTACCGTTTCCCGGAGTACTATAACAACAAGATGTTCATCTTTGAGTGGGCGCGCGACTGGATGAAAGTGCTCACCTTCGACGAGGAAGGGAATCTGCAGAAGATCGAGCCTTTCCTGGAGAGCCAGGAGTTTGCGCACCCGATTGATGTGAAGTTCGGTCCGGACGGGGCCATGTACGTGCTGCAGTACGGGGCCAATTACTTTGCCCGCAACCCCGATGCCACGCTCGTGCGCATTGAGTATGCGGAGGGCAACCGGCAGCCGATTGCCCAGATAGAGGCGGAGAAGACAGTGGGCGCCGCCCCTTTCAAAACGAAGCTTTCTGCGGAGCAGTCCTTTGATTACGACAAGGAAGACGAACTGACCTACGCCTGGGAATCCGGGGCGGGGGAGAAGTCTACGGAAGTAGCCCCGGTTTTCACCTACAGCAAGCCGGGCGTGTATAGGCCCAAACTCACCGTGACAGACAAGGGAGGCGACAAGGCAACAGCCGAAGTGGAGATCCGGGTGGGCAACGAGATGCCGGAGGTGCAAGTGGCGTTTGCCGGCAACAGAAGCTTCTACTTCGACGACAGGAAGCTGGATTACAAGGTAAGCGTGCGTGATAAGGAAGATGGCCAGCTGAACAGCGGCATTGCAGCAGACCAGGTAAATTTCGCGGTTGACTATCTTTCGGAAGGCAAAGACCTTGCCTTGCTGAGTTCCAACAGCCAGAATGCAGAGGCCGGTTCAATAAAGTTCCTGCGGGGCAAAACCCTGATCGCGGAGAGCGACTGCAAATCCTGCCACGCGGTGGCCGACAAGTCGATAGGGCCGAGCTATAAGGAAGTAGCGGTGCGCTACAAAGAGAACGACGCCGCGTTGCCGATGCTGGCGAAGAAGATAATTTCGGGCGGTAACGGCAACTGGGGCAAAAACGTGATGGCGGCGCACCCGCAACATAGCCTGGAGGAAGCAACCGCCATGGTGGAGTATATCCTGTCGCTGGCCGATGCCGGGCAAGGCAGCCTGCCGCTGGCGGGCACCTATGCCCTGGATGAACATAAAGGCAAAGGCGAAGCTGGAACCTATATCATATCGGCCAGCTACACCGACAGTGGCAGTAAAATCACCGGCCCGCTCACGGGCCGCGAGGTCGTGCTGCTGCGCCACCCCAGGGTGCAGGCCGAGGACTTCGACTCGTTCCGCAGCGTAGGGCGGCAGCAACCGCACGGCGATGGCCCTTCGATGGTGAGCGATATCAAAGACGGCTCCTATATAGGCTTCCGGAACATCGACCTGACGGGCATCAAACAACTGACCTTTAACCTGGCCTCGGGCAAGGCAGGCGGCACAATTGAGGTGCGTGTGGGCTCTCCGACGGGTAAAATGGTGAGTACCGCCACCGTAACACCAGCCACTGGCAACAGTGGGGGGAGAAGTTTGCGCACTGTTTCGGCACCGGTGCAGGCCGCTCCGGGAGGCCCCAACGAACTGTTCTTTGTGTTCCGCAGCGAGGAGGCGAAAGACAGAAGCTTTCTGGCGCTGGACTGGATTTACTTCGACAACGGAACCGGGGCAGGCATGGCTGTAGAGTAA